Proteins encoded within one genomic window of Bombina bombina isolate aBomBom1 chromosome 1, aBomBom1.pri, whole genome shotgun sequence:
- the CTSA gene encoding lysosomal protective protein: MYFVLLYCVFIGAMSVEAAAPDDEIIYLPGLHKQPSFHQYSGYLSVIGGKHLHYWFVESQKDPSNDPVVLWLNGGPGCSSLDGLLTEHGPFLIQEDGNTLEYNPYSWNMIANVLYLEAPAGVGFSYSNDKNYETNDTEVAHNNYLALKEFFRLFPEYSKNDFYITGESYGGVYVPTLAVEVSQDPSINLKGIAVGNGLSSYESNDNSLVYFAYYHGILGNQLWKELQTYCCEKGSCQFYNNPDGNCTLQVQEAMHDVYSTGLNIYNLYQLCAGGTPGEVRDEGDHITVYHPGIFSPTILRHWNRKLLSLSSMQKPIRMDPPCVNSTASRMYLNNPYVRKALNIPSEVQQWEVCSADVYSMYGRVYLTMKKQYQALLSDMRYRILVYNGDVDMACNFLGDQWFVDSLDQKLQVHRRPWLYNEGEQHQIGGFVKEFTNLTFLTIKGAGHMVPTDNPKAAFIVFSRFINNEPF; encoded by the exons ATGTATTTTGTTCTTCTTTACTGTGTGTTTATTGGGGCTATGTCTGTAGAAGCTGCTGCCCCTGATGATGAGATTATTTACTTACCAGGGCTGCATAAACAGCCCTCTTTCCACCAATACTCAGGATATCTCAGTGTGATAGGAGGCAAACACCTCCATTACTG GTTTGTGGAGTCCCAAAAGGATCCAAGTAATGATCCAGTTGTTCTTTGGCTGAATGGAGGTCCTGGTTGCAGTTCTTTGGATGGACTATTGACTGAACATGGTCCCTTCCTG ATTCAGGAAGATGGCAACACTTTGGAATACAACCCTTACTCCTGGAACATG ATTGCAAATGTTCTCTACCTGGAAGCCCCTGCTGGTGTTGGATTTTCCTATTCCAATGATAAAAACTATGAGACTAATGATACTGAG gttgcTCATAATAATTATTTAGCCTTAAAGGAATTTTTCCGTCTTTTTCCGGAGTACAGTAAAAATGATTTTTACATTACTGGCGAGAGCTATGGTGGTGTGTATGTGCCAACACTGGCTGTGGAAGTGTCTCAAGATCCTAGTATAAATCTGAAG GGTATAGCTGTGGGAAACGGCCTGAGCAGCTACGAGAGTAACGACAATTCACTGGTTTACTTTGCTTATTACCATGGCATACTGGGCAATCA GCTATGGAAAGAATTACAAACGTACTGCTGTGAAAAAGGATCTTGTCAGTTCTACAACAACCCTGATGGGAACTGCACCCTGCAG GTTCAAGAGGCTATGCATGATGTGTATAGTACTGGACTGAACATCTACAATCTGTATCAGTTATGTGCAGGGGGAACTCCAGGAGAGGTTCG GGATGAAGGTGATCACATCACTGTCTATCATCCTGGAATTTTCTCTCCCACAATTCTTAGACACTGGAATAga AAGCTGTTGTCTCTGTCTAGCATGCAGAAGCCTATACGTATGGACCCTCCCTGTGTAAACAGCACTGCCTCCAGAATGTATCTAAACAACCCGTATGTGAGGAAGGCTCTGAACATCCCTTCTGAAGTGCAGCAGTGGGAGGTCTGCAG TGCTGATGTTTACAGCATGTACGGTCGAGTGTACCTAACCATGAAAAAACAGTACCAGGCACTTCTTAGTGATATG AGATACAGAATCCTGGTGTATAACGGAGATGTGGACATGGCTTGTAACTTCCTCGGTGACCAGTGGTTCGTGGATTCTCTGGACCAGAAG CTGCAGGTTCACCGGCGCCCATGGCTGTATAATGAGGGGGAGCAGCACCAGATTGGCGGCTTTGTGAAAGAATTTACCAACCTCACCTTCCTTACAATTAAG GGTGCAGGACACATGGTGCCTACAGACAACCCCAAGGCTGCCTTCATCGTGTTCAGCCGGTTCATAAATAATGAGCCCTTTTAA